Sequence from the Rhinatrema bivittatum chromosome 6, aRhiBiv1.1, whole genome shotgun sequence genome:
TATCCAGTTCCATTGGAaccaagaaaaatataaaagtaatAGCAAAACAAACTATTAAACTTAGCAGACAACAGCAATAATCCTCATTGCCAATCGCCAGTGCTCCCTCTGATATCCTTGCAAAATTTCAGTTTAAGGTGATTGATTTTGATGTAAGAATTCGCTCACCTCTTCaggatctgtaaaaaaaaaaaaagtttaccatCAGACAGAATCCTAAGCTTTGCCGAGAACACCATAGCATAAGTATAGTCTCATTGCCAAAGCTGCCGCTTCACCTCCTTAAAGGCCTGTCTGCATTTCTGCACGTGTTGCAAAAAATCTTGGAACAAAAATATTCTTTAGCCCTGGAATGTCAGTTCACCTTGACGACTGGCATTCTCTGGTATTTTTTGTTTGTCCAAGAAGTTGTATAGACAGACATGCAGTTATAGCTCTGGCCCTTCCGTTATCATGCATCGGAGCAAGGCCCTATGCATGCAGCCTATTTTTATTTTGGCACCCTTCACCTTCAAACCGAGAAGCTCTGGTAGCCATTTTGCCACAAATCCAAGTGAGTCTGAGCTTTCCATGTGTTTCAGAAGTCCAACAATACAAATGTTGTTACAAGGACTACGTGTTTTCAAGATCATCACTTTATTCTTCAAGATTCTTTAAGCACCATTCCATGTTGTCAAATGGAAGCTGTCCTTCAAATCGCTAACTCAGACCTCCAGTGGGTTCTTCACTCTACTTAACCTAAGTCACTAGTTGTGCCACCATCTCTACCACAACTCTTAGCTGGGATTCAATCTTTTTGGCAAGTCGAATCAAAAAGACTTCTAATAAGTTTTGAATAGACTATGCCGATTTAGGGTTGTCCATCACTGTAGGCCAGAGGTCTTCTCCTCAGAGGACAAATCTTCCTCTGGGCCTACTGCAGCAGATACAGAAGCAGTCTCTCTTCCTCCATCTGTTGAGATTCTGCAGCTTTCTCGGCCCAAAGGTTTGGGATACAGTTCTTAGGCTTATCCCTAGCTCCTTTGACACCAGCATAAGTAGCCATATCAGGCAGAATATATCCAAAAATGGGTAACTGGGTGGGAGCTAGGTCAGCAAACTCTTACTCCTTCAGAAACTGAGTGATCTCttgttatttgggggtgggggtgtgtttCTATCTGAAGCAAACAAATCTGTTGTAACAGGCTTTGGACTCCTGTTGAAAAGGCATGATATAAATAAAGGGTAATGTTGaattcataaaaatgtttacaatTCAGTGACTGGGAAACaatatatgtaaaatatttttgcattatttgaatgaaattgctacaatattgtTTGAAGACAGTTTGCTGGACTGTGCTTCAACATATTTTTCTGCCATAGTAGGATCTAAGAAGAAATGCTGAATATAGTTGGTTATTCATCTTCATGTTTCTTTCTCACCTATGCAGAAATGTATCCACCAAAGGATGGGACTTGGATAATCTCTGAAAGATAACGCTTGTGATCCCCGTGTTATATATATTTACTCCTAGGgtaattctgtgcacaaaaattaaaaattctgcatactttgtaTTTGTCAGAATAATGCAATATACATCACGGTCTTTGACTAATTTAActaaaaatgtaatacagaaaagttatccGAGATGCAGCAttttaatattttgagcagaattcccctaagAGTAGATCATAAGGCTGTCCCTTCCACCCTTTCTGCCTTCTCCCCATCTCTCTTCCCCATCTCTCTTCATCCCCAGAGTttgaacctcccttccccttacaATCTACCTTCCAACCTCACGACCTTCGTTCTGTTTCTCCCTCATGGGCCTGACTCCCTCTGTATTCCCCCCTCCCTTGGATCCGACACTgtctgctctctcttcccttaGGCCAATCCCCTCCATTCTCTTACTTgttccctgtatctcctccatgCTCTTACTTGCTCTGCCTTCTCTGCTCCATTCCTGACTCTTTATTCTCTCTTCTCCCACATCCAACCCTCTCTACCCTGTAAGGTCTGACACACTGTTTCTATCCAAGCCACTGTCATTGCCTACTGCGCATGACACAAACAATGATGTGGCCTGTCTTTTGCTCGCGTGGCCAAAGTTGATGCTGTTTGGCTCTCAGCTGAGCCATGGGGGATGACTCTTATGTGGCCTGTCTTCTGCTGACACGGATGATACTGACATGAATACTGCCTACCTCCTTTCAGCCATGCAGGACAATAATGTGGCTTTACCCTCTCCTGCATGACCTAAGCTGATACTGAAACCTCTCTGCTGGGCCACTCGGGCTGATGGTGATACCTCCTGCCtgtattcctccccctcccatccccacagCCAACATTGATGATGCCTTCTAGCTGCATGGATTAAATGCTGAAACTGAATTCAAACCCAGTAGTTGCAATCATGGGTCAAAAAcctctctgttttattttaaaagtccAAAGTTTTTCTTCCTTATTGTCGAGACAGTAAATGTGATACATCAAGAAAAATGAGATCGCCCTGATGCAGCGTGTGTGAAACGTTGGCATTTCAATATTCGAGAGGATGAAGTTTATAGTAATCTGAAGAGATATGGAACAAGATTTAAGAAGATATGAGAATGATGGGCAATACTCGGATAAGTGTAAAGTTTTGATGACTTGTCTGAAAAACAGAATTGAGTGGGCATTTTTCTACTGTGTTCggatttagcaaaaaaaaaaaatggagaaatataGAGCCCTGCACTAATCCCATGAAACAGAAAACTACAGAATGGATTGCATTACTGCTGGCAAAAAATTGGaatataattttattgtattaataAGGAAGAGAAACTTTggatttttaaagtaaaataaataaaaatgtgaattttTTGACCCATGATTGCAACTACTGGGTTTGAATTCAGTTGGTTATGTTTTCAACCAACGCTGAGGTCTTTCTctctcaaaattaaaaatttaaaacttaaaattaaGCATGAAAATTAAAGGtttagtaatatttttttttagtgaaattgAGCTAAATTTGAATGATATTAATTAATGGTATATACACTAGTCTTATTTTTGAATTGATAATTTAGAAACTAGTGTTTCCCTGATTAAATGATTTTGTTTCCAATGCTGAAAGTGCTTGTCTGTGGTCCAGACGTGCTTCTCATGCAGGTAGTGTTTGGCTCGTTCACCTCTCtcctgcaaaattctgcacaaaatatgAAAATTCTATGCTGCACAGttctgcagaattcccccaggaatataggttgtaactttgcttttcttttagcCTTTTAGCTGTGTATTATAAGGTTTTTAATTCATAAGACTTAAAtatgtctcctttttttttttatttctcagttAAATAGAATCTGGTTAAGCAAGCATGATGTTCCTGTTGGTGTTTGACTTTGACCATACCATCATAGATGATAACAGTGACACCTGGATTGTGAATTGTGCTCCTGGAAGAAAGCTACCAAATGTGTTACAAAATTCTTATGAAAGAGGAAAATGGACTGAATATATGGGCAGAGTATTTCGTTATTTGGGAGACCAAGGGATAAGAGAAGATGAAATGAAAGGGATGATGACAGCCATTCCGTTTACTACTGGAATGCATGAACTTCTGAACTTCGTTTCCCAGAGAAAAGACATGTTTGATTGTATAATAATTTCTGATTCCAATACAATGTTTATCAATTGGATTTTGAGAAGTGCTAATTTTCAGGGGGTATTTGATAAGATATTTACAAATCCTGCAGCTTTTGATGATTTTGGTTATCTTGCTGTGCAGAATTTCCATACACATCAATGTCCAGAATGCCCACCAAACCTTTGTAAAAGAAAAGTATTAGAACAGTTTATAGGTGTGCAGTTACAGAATGGAGTACAGTATACAAAAATTGTCTATGTTGGTGATGGACGGAATGATTTGTGTCCAGTAAAATCTCTGAAGCCAAATGATGTGACTATGCCCAGAGAAGGATATGCATTGCATAAAAGGATTTCTCAGATGAGTCCAGCTTTTGCATCTCTGCAATCTTATGTTGTAATTTGGTCAACAGGTTTTGAAATACTCTCTTATCTGAAACTGCTTATAGAGGATAATGTGAAAACAATAGAGAAGAGCGAGAATAAACCagaaaaaatagcatatatttaaTCCTGTTGAACTTCTAGAAGGCATTCATCggaggagggggagtgagtgagttaCGTAAAAGGTCTGTTAAAGGgag
This genomic interval carries:
- the PHOSPHO2 gene encoding pyridoxal phosphate phosphatase PHOSPHO2 produces the protein MMFLLVFDFDHTIIDDNSDTWIVNCAPGRKLPNVLQNSYERGKWTEYMGRVFRYLGDQGIREDEMKGMMTAIPFTTGMHELLNFVSQRKDMFDCIIISDSNTMFINWILRSANFQGVFDKIFTNPAAFDDFGYLAVQNFHTHQCPECPPNLCKRKVLEQFIGVQLQNGVQYTKIVYVGDGRNDLCPVKSLKPNDVTMPREGYALHKRISQMSPAFASLQSYVVIWSTGFEILSYLKLLIEDNVKTIEKSENKPEKIAYI